Part of the Henckelia pumila isolate YLH828 chromosome 2, ASM3356847v2, whole genome shotgun sequence genome is shown below.
AAAAATACtgctaaaaataataaaaaataatttgaaacaaggaccaaaaaataaatttttattttaaaaggtctatttaaaaattttgaaggaTGACATTTTCGTAAATAAGTCATCCTCTAAAAACATCCTCTATTTCTACAGTGATCTTCCATATTTGGAGGACCACTGTAGCATCCTCTAAAATAGATGATGAAAATGGAGACCGGTTGGAGCTCAAACCATCctctattttgaaaaaaaatttcaaaatggaATTTTCCAAAATAGAGGATGTTTGAAGATGCTCTTAGGCCATCTCCAATCCATATCCTCAATTTTCATCATCTATCCTCTAAAATAAAGATATGTGGTCTCTACTTTCAAAAAACTCCTCCAACCCATATCTTCTAAAAATTGTGTAATGATCGGATTTAGaccttatttttatttgaatcttATCGAATTAATTTAGTTGAAAGATATATTatgtaattatttaattatatatatatgtgtgttgtaaaataaaaaaataaaaaaaatagagtaTTTGGTAATATTTAGAGGATATGAGTTGGAGAAGTCTTTTGAAAATAGAGACCACAAATCTCTATTTTAGAGTATAGATGATCAAAATTAGAGAATATAAGTTAAAAATGACCTTAGTTATTTGAAacttacacacacacacgcaaaTCCCCGACTCTTTGAATCCTAAAATAACCCTAGATAGTCTCAAGAATCATTcacaaaaatttatattattcatgtatatattttaattctcATTCTGATAATATGGATGGATGGATATTCACAACCCTCAGAAATATTTTAATTCGTAAATAAATTTTACAGACAATTATCTCACTTTCTCACTGATGGATATAttcatttataattatatatatatatattatatttcaataattattaattatcacGTGACATGATTCGTGTAAAGTGTACGACAAAGAGAGATTTATAaggttaaaaaataataaattagtgATGAATTGAAGCAATGAAGGTGACATAACTAGCTGCATGTATATCTAAGACGACAAATCACAAACGTGTTCCTACTTCACTTTGCAAATACAAGGACACTAATTGTCTAAATCTGATTTATTTTTGGAGCGACGTTTAATTAATTgtatatcattatttttttaaaaatatatttttaaaattattataatgtaTATTTTTGTATTCCTGTCATGAAATATtaagcattttattttaaaaagggGATCACATGGATATAAAAATCTATAAAGTATTATTATTCGAATGAAAATTTAGTCAACCACCGGCTAAATTGTCGTTTCAAGAAATCTAGGAAAAATTAGATTTGATCATGCTTAAAATAAATCAATGCCTACACATTGTATGCTCGTGCAAtataaaaaagtgtttttttattaaaaaatattacttaaatTTGGAAAAATTACACATCATATTTTTTATCTCAAAATACAGATATCGAATGAGCAATGTTCATGTGATAGATATGATTTTATTGCATAAATAATGTAGAGTTTGAGAGCAGTATTCTAAAAAGCACGAAAAAACGTCGCTTAAGTACGATTTAGCGTGAGCAAAAAGTTTCGCATTGGATAAAAGCGTGAAAAAAGGTTAACCAAGTTAAGAGAAAAAAacgtgatttttttttaaaaaataatatttaagtttgattttattttttaatatttttaacttttaacTTTTAGTTTAaatgataaatatttaataatataagatttttttttaaaaaaaaacacctcCTATGCGTCAAAATTAAATTTGCTTCGTACATTTCTTTTCTTTGCAACTAATAAGAGATAAAACTTGATCTCAAACATTTTATTCTAgataatttgttattttaagACTTACGTTTTTAATAACTTgaaaatttatgtatttattcttaaaatctTTAAGTTTATATGTTAATTattctattaattaattaatataactaaaatgattaaaaaaattaaaaaatgattttcacGTTTCAGTTTGTTTTAAATTCGCTTAAGTTTGTGAAGCTTCAACAAACTTTGCTTAAGGTTGTGTCTTGTGAAGTTTGACCACTGATATTTCGTCATATTTCGCGATTTTTAGAACTTTGATTTAGATTACTATTGATATATGTTTTTAGTCTTTAGATAccttaaattataatattacaTTGTTTTGTCTACCCTATGCACAACTTTAATATCTTATATAATATAAGATACATGCATAAGCATAAATAACGTAGTGAAATTTTTATTATCAATGTCCATGGTCCAATGAGCAATGGGATGTTAAAGGTGCACGTCAcctacaaatattttttttaattattgttttaaaaatatattcttttcattaagaaaaaaataaataaaaatgtttcaaaaaaattatctaacAATTTCATTTAATACACTAGTCCCGGGGATGCCAAAACATTTCTACTATTTTACTTGATTGTTAAAGTGGAAGTTGCTCGGTCGGATCTTGAAACTCCTTTGGTGGTGGATTCATTGAAAGAATGCACAACCAGTAAGGCAAGAAGAAGTAGATGCCAAGAAACACAAGAACTCCAAGATCAGCCTCTTCCCCGACCGCTGGCCGCGGTGGTCTAACCAGATAAACCTGGATCGCACACCATAGGCAGTACACGATTGCGACTGTGAGGATTAACCTCGAGGATCTTTCGGTTCGTTTTCTCAGTGATTCCAATGGCTTCAATCTGCTGGACAATCCCAAATGACAAACTTCAAAACAACGATGTTTGAAACCCGACGAAGCAATGGCAATATGGTTGTTTTAAGACAGAGTAAGTAAAACCTGTTGATATAAACAAAACCACAGATCAAGATTGTGCACAGAAAGGCGATTACAACGACAGCATCAGGGTTGATCGGGGCTCGGCTCTTCCACCAACCAGTGCTTAAGATCCAAGTGTACATTGTAGAATGTCCATTCTCCTGTAAACTAAACGAGTCACCACCAACAAGAAAGAAATGTCTGTGCATATGCAGAACGAATATCGGAATCAGGGAAATAACTTTGAGCTATAATGGAAAATAAAATGTCAATGCTCAATCAATACAGATGCAAATTTACTTAACAATGGTGCCCTTTGTTCAGCATGGACATGAAGTCTATTGATAGGACTCTGGCTCAATTTGACATATTATGTTTTGCCTTTAAAGTTTAATTCAACCCACAAAATATTACCCTTCCATCTAATACTTAACCACTATAGAAGCCATGCATGATTGGTGTATATGTTAGAATACCATGCTTCCCCAAATTTGTATAATTAATGACAAGGAATAATAGTCTAAagactttttaaattttaatggacTATGGTAACCTCACGGTTTTAATCAATACGGCCATTTGAATGGGTGTGAACTATGAAGATAATAATTCCTATTTATAATACTAACATTCAAAATGCAAACTATTCAGAATATCTATTAAAATCAGCCAAACAATTGGTTGTTGGTCGGATGTCTACTCCCATAGTATATTACCTCAAACAAGTGATCCAAGAAAAAATGCGATGATCCCGCCGATAACAACAAGAAGCATTGTCTCCTCGTTAGCGGTATCTGCACCATAAAATTCTTGATTAGTAGACTACAAACATCTATCGATGCCCTCAACAAGATTTTGAATTCTCAAATAGATGGCTACATATGTCCAAGGGTCTTGTAATGCATTTGCGGTCATTCAATTCAACCACATATGAATCTCTTTCAGACATCCAGATACCTTCTGTATGTAAAATAGTTACTAAAGTATGATCCTTACAAAATTACAGCGACCGTGCGGATTGGCGGAGTCGGAGGAAACTGACAAATCGGCCCGTAAACTCGAAAATTTTCCTACTAACTTACATTTGTATCTGCTATCCACATAATACCACACGATTCCGAATTTCTACCTCCATATTTGCAATTgcaaacatatttttaaaagagACCAAGAAGAGTTCgctaagatatatatatatgctgctGCACGAAGCCAACTATTCTTTCCCCTGTTACTTCATCAGAAATCCCGAGTGCACCCTACCCTAGATCGATATTTAATTTCTCTATCAAACAACCATGCACAATTCAGAATAATCACACCATAATATATGCTGCAAgatattcaaaattttctaaCTACGGATAATCATAAATCAAGAAGCATCCATAATTGAGCTGAATTCAGCTGAAAACTTGTCATAAAAGTGATGATTCTAGATTGATTACGCTTTCCTTTGTTCATATATATACTGACCCCGGAGGCGGAATCAAGAAGACCCTTGCGGAGGAGAATTCTCGAAGCCCAACAGTAGAGCAGCGTTAGAGGAAGACCCAGGATCAGAACATAGTACAAGGGGTCGTGTATCCACGGCTCGACGGAGGATCCCAAAGCCCGGCCCAAACCCAGCGTGGAAGTTAACCACTCGGCGAAATACCCCATATCCGGCCCGAAGAAGGAGTTGATCGTGTACACGAGGCAGTGGTGCGGCCCGAACCTCCCGTTAGTTGCATGAAGAAGTGCCTGGCCCGACCCGAGTGTGTATATCATGTGAGGGCCCGGGCCCGGCATCTTGTGTGGGCGCAGGCTTTGCTCTTTGTCTCAACAAAATGGTGAACCGTGTACTTTTTAACATCGTTGGTGGGGCCCTGTAGAACGCTGAAAGGAATTAGCCGTCAGAAGAAGAGtactaatatattttattaataataataataataataaatgattTTCAATATATAATTAACTTTTAGCTTAATATTGTAAATATAACGATTATATATTGCACCAAGTAATTGAATTCACATCTTCTTTAGAAAGGTCAATTGCATTAGGGCATTCACAATCATCAGgacattttttttcaaatatttacaATTTATTGTTTTACGTtactattcaaatattttacattccACTATTAAGATAgtatttgggagagcttctagaaagtatttctcaacttcttcttcacaaaatttcaaaattttgtaaaaaaaaaactgagTAATGCTTCTTAAAAGCTCTCCCAAATACTATCTAATTATATCTCATCACCGAAATATTTGTGGACCTCATTTCCACTTTCTTACTATTAATTTATTTCTGATTTAAATAGAATgatgtattattttattttgtaaggcctagtataattaatttataataataaaattttatttattaaaaaaaattggcacAACATGTCAACacgaaaatttgaaaaattgtaAACTAAGCTACATCAAATGACACAACTACTACAATTTTC
Proteins encoded:
- the LOC140884733 gene encoding uncharacterized protein isoform X1, yielding MPGPGPHMIYTLGSGQALLHATNGRFGPHHCLVYTINSFFGPDMGYFAEWLTSTLGLGRALGSSVEPWIHDPLYYVLILGLPLTLLYCWASRILLRKGLLDSASGIPLTRRQCFLLLSAGSSHFFLDHLFEENGHSTMYTWILSTGWWKSRAPINPDAVVVIAFLCTILICGFVYINSRLKPLESLRKRTERSSRLILTVAIVYCLWCAIQVYLVRPPRPAVGEEADLGVLVFLGIYFFLPYWLCILSMNPPPKEFQDPTEQLPL
- the LOC140884733 gene encoding uncharacterized protein isoform X2, which gives rise to MPGPGPHMIYTLGSGQALLHATNGRFGPHHCLVYTINSFFGPDMGYFAEWLTSTLGLGRALGSSVEPWIHDPLYYVLILGLPLTLLYCWASRILLRKGLLDSASGIPLTRRQCFLLLSAGSSHFFLDHLFEENGHSTMYTWILSTGWWKSRAPINPDAVVVIAFLCTILICGFVYINRLKPLESLRKRTERSSRLILTVAIVYCLWCAIQVYLVRPPRPAVGEEADLGVLVFLGIYFFLPYWLCILSMNPPPKEFQDPTEQLPL